One Glandiceps talaboti chromosome 2, keGlaTala1.1, whole genome shotgun sequence genomic region harbors:
- the LOC144449359 gene encoding serine/threonine-protein phosphatase 4 regulatory subunit 4-like, with amino-acid sequence MDWSEGADKLTESFAELSLERTITKGLKSAEEIDRLTVDEKLTDIERAVYLLSSGQEVQRISVIKSLPQLLRDHSADCMKRVVPKVKEVLHVASTDVQIAATQAFLNILENQIVSHQIFAQTFLLSMLQSIDNRDPGIPIKAKEKELEVIAHSWLETLLHVITLLPKEILKKDLLTIATSKGQLSQSVHSRLASCKILGKIATKFDSFMIKKEILPLVTSLCQDVDYEVRGCMCRQLDAVARGLGLESTKSAILPELVELSNDEESYVRLAALETVVSLLSLLDDETCVNTIIPLMCRFCENALQNEDSTLPSVAFQFGKLCHGLSVNLNEDQKLWFLSFYRKMCVLGLNDSKSRSTERMTPNVLNIFEEDDSYAECRQCAAYNFPCMVLFAGPRNFKTELYSTFSSLCDDPHKLVRRTVSCGFHEVAKMLGSSVVILQQELICLLKDDAPEVLEGVIPHLPDTLQMFAKGGGNVVTESKISGFGFDNLILCKRLTGLSDLVPALLASESLAACTRQWRLHAEILSQFACLPKCLTSDQIYYKFVPVMFKHLTANRVLPVKRAAARTICVFVRHNRKLEQRQELCCRLIEDCCHGNSSWKRILFIDVCEMIMELFSRVFFKDYFYEFVLELAQDPVANVRLKFCHMLPALKSLIKLPVDRTLLQQLEHVVRKLMAHEKDKDVSECIRNAVLELDKIQIGMETITNKIYMDEDLADQKKEEEERLLIELEEKEKEEAEKSTRDRSSAKVGGRKKSSEEAKVTKKGSKTPKSSNVSGKKASLSNSNSSLLPGPPPHISSNKGNKTTKSFSSAKSKTGKSSPIGDLSSSSSSSSIRPRSRGGSDGNIIGLKSAPTRPRKGSDGSASQATAQNVNKRLYNESSTSGYSVKSSSSRKSSASSTSSTSTSSSTDSKPRRKISKS; translated from the exons CTCTGGCCAAGAAGTACAGAGAATAAGTGTGATCAAGAGTCTTCCACAGCTACTTAGAGATCATAGTGCAGATTGCATGAAAAGAGTTGTTCCCAAAGTCAAG GAAGTACTACATGTAGCAAGTACAGATGTTCAGATTGCAGCAACACAAGCTTTCCTCAACATACTAGAAAATCAAATTGTAAGCCACCAAATCTTTGCCCAGACATTTCTGCTAAGTATGCTGCAGAGTATAGACAATCGCGATCCAGGTAT ACCTATTAAAGCAAAAGAGAAAGAACTGGAAG TAATTGCACACTCATGGCTGGAGACTTTACTGCATGTCATAACCCTCCTACCCAAGGAAATCCTTAAAAAAGAT CTACTCACGATAGCTACTAGTAAAGGACAATTGTCGCAGTCCGTCCACTCCAGGCTTGCCAGCTGTAAAATACTGGGCAAAATTGCCACAAAGTTTGATTCCTTTAT GATCAAGAAGGAAATCTTGCCTCTAGTAACATCTCTGTGTCAAGATGTAGATTATGAGGTCAGAGGTTGTATGTGTCGACAACTAGATGCAGTAGCCAGAGGACTAGG TCTTGAGTCGACTAAAAGTGCAATATTACCTGAACTAGTTGAACTTAGCAATGATGAGGAAAGCTATGTGCGACTAGCGGCGCTGGAAACTGTGGTCAGCTTACTTAGTTTATTAGATGATG AAACTTGTGTGAACACCATTATCCCATTAATGTGTAGGTTTTGTGAGAATGCCTTACAAAATGAAGATTCAACACTTCCCAGTGTGGCATTCCAGTTTGGAAAGTTATGTCATGGATTATCAG TTAATCTCAATGAGGATCAAAAACTTTGGTTTTTAAGTTTTTATAGGAAGATGTGTGTTTTAGGTTTAAATGATAGTAAATCAAGAAGTACTGAAAGAATG ACACCTAATGTACTTAATATATTTGAGGAGGATGACAGCTATGCTGAGTGTAGACAATGTGCTGCCTACAACTTTCCA TGTATGGTGTTATTTGCTGGTCCTCGTAACTTCAAAACTGAACTTTATAGTACATTTTCTAGTTTATGTGACGATCCACATAAACTTGTACGAAGAACAGTTTCTTGTGGATTTCATGAG GTTGCCAAGATGTTAGGTTCCAGTGTTGTCATTTTACAACAGGAATTGATTTGTTTACTTAAAGATGATGCACCAGAA GTCCTAGAAGGTGTCATACCTCATTTACCAGATACCCTACAGATGTTTGCCAAAGGAGGTGGTAATGTGGTAACTGAATCTAAG ATCAGTGGATTTGGTTTTGACAATCTGATACTATGTAAAAGG CTGACTGGCCTTTCTGACTTAGTACCAGCACTGTTGGCCTCAGAATCTCTGGCAGCTTGTACCAGACAATGGAGACTACACGCCGAAATTTTAAGTCAGTTTGCTTGTCTTCCAAAATGTTTGACCAGTGATCAAATCTACTACAAGTTCGTACCAGTTATGTTTAAACACTTGACTGCAAAT AGGGTACTTCCTGTAAAGCGAGCTGCAGCTAGAACGATATGTGTCTTTGTAAGACATAATAGAAAACTAGAACAGAGGCAGGAATTGTGCTGTCGGCTTATAGAAg attgttgccatggtaacagttcATGGAAGCGAATCCTGTTCATAGACGTTTGCGAGATGATCATGGAGTTATTTTCACGAGTGTTTTTCAAGGACTATTTCTATGAATTTGTACTTGAGTTAGCCCAAGACCCTGTTGCCAATGTGCGTTTGAAGTTCTGTCACATGTTGCCAGCGTTGAAGTCATTAATTAAACTCCCTGTAGATAGGACCCTGCTACAACAATTAGAACACGTCGTTAGAAAACTGATGGCGCACGAAAAGGATAAAGATGTGTCGGAGTGTATTAGAAAT GCTGTGCTAGAATTGGACAAAATACAAATTGGAATGGAAACA ATTACCAACAAGATATACATGGATGAAGATTTAGCTGATCAgaagaaagaagaagaagaaagactTTTAATTGAACTTGAAGAGAAGGAAAAAGAAGAAGCTGAGAAATCAACTAGAGACCGATCTTCTGCGAAAGTTGGTGGGCGTAAAAAATCGTCAGAGGAAGCCAAGGTTACCAAGAAGG GTTCTAAAACACCCAAGAGTTCAAATGTGAGTGGTAAGAAGGCAAGCCTATCCAATAGCAACTCATCTCTCTTGCCCGGACCACCACCACACATATCCAGTAATAAAG GTAACAAGACAACCAAGTCATTCAGTTCAGCAAAATCTAAGACCGGTAAAAGTTCACCAATTGGAGACTTGTCTTCATCCTCCTCATCGTCATCAATCAG ACCAAGATCTCGAGGAGGCTCTGATGGTAACATAATTGGGTTGAAGAGCGCCCCCACAAG ACCTAGGAAGGGATCTGATGGTAGTGCATCTCAGGCAACAGCTCAAAACGTGAATAAAAGATTATATAATGAGAGTTCCACCTCAG gtTATTCAGTTAAAAGTAGTTCGAGCAGAAAAAGTAGTGCCTCCAGTACTTCATCCACCTCAACCTCAAGTAGTACTGATAGCAAACCAAG GAGAAAGATTTCCAAGTCGTAG